From Lasioglossum baleicum chromosome 16, iyLasBale1, whole genome shotgun sequence:
TaaacgaattttctcccggGGGTCCATCAAGCCCGTCTGGACCCCTGTCTCCTGTCAAACCTTGGAATCCAATGCGACCTATCATCCCAGGAAAACCTGGCAATCCAGCATCTCCTAATTCTCCTTTAGCACCAACCAGTCCGGGAAGACCTTCCGCACCAGGCCAGCCGGGAGGACCAGTGTCGCCCAACTCTCCAACGTCGCCATCTTCTCCTGGAGGACCAGGCATACCTGGAGAACCGTCTCGTCCCAAATATCCCATTGGTCCATCGTCGCCATCGTCACCTCGCCGTCCAATGAAACCCAGCTCTCCTTTCAGACCCTTCATGCCGTCGAATCCCGGAGGACCGTCCGGACCTAGACGTAACGATGATGAAATAGCGACTCGAAAGCGCtggataaaagattaatctaggccgcgattgccctcgaaagtcctatttttacgcctcctagaagttagccccccatttgttaaattaaataatttcaacagttaTGTGCTGAGTGTTGCTAAGTTTGTGCTacattgtgctcgaatattacagctataatatgtataaaaaataaGACTAAAAATTTATCAGGCGTTTACCAGGCGCAATTTCCAGTATTCgccagcgtaatttgcattattcggaaaagCACAGTTGCGGctgtagctattaaaaatttcaagatggGACTCTTTGGGACTTTCTAGCTCCGCGTTGTTAAAGTCGATGCATGGGACTTCATCAGAATGGGATTTtactgtagctattttcataaagctgcgaaagCTATGTGCTGCCGcacaatgcaaattacgcctggtaaacgtaaaaataggactttcgagggcgatagcggcctagattgatcttttatctagcgctcttCGCTATTAAAGAGCCCCACTCCCTGAAATTACGTCACGTACCTTGGATACCAGCCTCTCCGATTCTTCCAGGCATTCCAGGTTGACCGGGGATCCCCGGGAACCCTCGAGAACCCTGCACACTGTCGCCTCGTTGGCCCTTGGCGCCCTGTAGATCGATTTGATCCGTTAgattcaaacgcttcaccgtTTGGTTCGTTTCTATTCGCGTATTACCTGAAGACCAGGCAGACCGGCTAAACCGGGGGCTCCCTTGCTACCTCTGACACCTTTGGATCCGTCGATTCCGGGTCTCCCACGCAATCCCATCGGTCCAGCATCACCAATGTCTCCCTTCTCACCCCATAAACCTTGCTCTCCTATGTCGCCGTATGTCTGATTGGTTCCAAGGTCACCTCGTTCACCTTTGTTGCCTCCGCGACCCTAAAACCGAAATGTTGAtgagagacaatcatatattttTGTGACGAGTTTTCATAGTTTCTGCACTTACCGGGTAACCAACGGGTCCTTCGTTTCCTGGAGTGCCAGGCGCGCCACGTGGCCCTTGATCTCCCGGCATTCCCGGGTATCCTTTTAGTCCAACGGCACCTTGACGCGCTATTCCCGGGGATCCAGACAATCCTGGTGCACCCGGGTATCCCTCGTCGCCGGTACGCCCCTGTGCACCTTTCGCGCCGTCGTCTCCTGCAAGAATTCATCAATTCAAGTCTTACAGTTCTTTAAATACCCTAAGTCCCAACTGTTCGGTATCCTTGGCCAATCATAAATGTACCAGGCCGCAACGCAAATGTGCAAACGAAACAAGTAATTCCAAGGTGAAAGTCTTTTAACTGAAAGTTAGAACTCTGGGAGACCCGCCTGCTCGTCTCATTTGAGTTTCCGGTTTAAAAGAAGCGGCAGCGTTTTCTGCAACCTCTCACCTGGAAGTCCGACTTCTCCCTTGAATCCCTTCTCCCCGTCTAGTTTCACATCGTGCGAGGAGGATTCTCCTTCATCTCCTTTCCTCCCTCTTTCACCTATCGCACCCTTCATCCCCTTGAGACCTGCGATTCCTGGATCTCCTCGCAGGAATTCACGCGGAACCTGTGCGTCGTCACCTTTCTCGCCGGGAGTTCCGTCCCATCCTGGAAGACCGTCCCGACCAGACGGTCCTGGAGGCCCATGATCACCCTAAACCAAAAATACTGCGGATATAGAAGCTGCTTGAAGTAACACATATAATTCTCTAAGTACTTCAACAAGCAGAGAAAGCAGAGAAGTATCCAGCAAGCACTCTGCTCTCGGTTTGTTATGAATTTGCCagcaaaaccgagtcaatctatttttgttgtcattgctaaacgaggagacattaattattgaataaaatttcttaagttacctctaactatgataaaaataattgtaatgtTGATTTTTCGTTACTCTTCTATATttctagcaataaataatgatttatacaaaacttgcgGTTATTGGTTCAAttttgctccttactgtagttgtaaatattgaaatgattgaaaatgcaTGCAACTTGAAACAAtacaatttagaaatttaaagaAAACTTTGATGGCAAATTCATAGCAAATAAGGACCAGAATCTCTGCTCCTACATGGTCCTGCAACCAAGATGGTCGCCGTTGCTCGCAAAGTACAATTACAAACATGATCAACGTTGAAGAATCGTATTGAGAATTGAAGTTTGCCGGAAGCATAATTGGCTGATTGAGTCTAAAGAGAATCGCTTTTAGAACTGCTGTGCTTTCTagttattgaaaattgaaattaatcaaTTTGTTTAACCTTTTCTCCCTTGGGTCCCGGCGGGCCCGTGTCACCAGAAAGACCGTATTCGCCTTTGGGCCCCCTAGGCCCTTCCGGACCAGGATAACCCTTCTCTCCAATATCGCCAagtattcctttcaattgtccTCGAGGAAGTATGATCTTTCCTCTTTCTCCTTTGGGTCCTTGTGACCCAGCGATTCCTGGTCGTCCACTGTCGCCTTCTAATCCCCTAGGTCCAATTATGCCAGGTTTCCCGTAAGCTCCTTTCTGTCCACGTGGTCCTGTTAGTCCAGGGAACCCAGGTGCTCCTGGGTAACCGTTCAGGCCGGAATCACCGCGTTCACCCTTCTCACCAGGCAATCCTGTGCGAATTAATGATTATGTCAttattggacagcggattttgtgaatttattacatagtaaaaatattcgaagaatttaCACTAATTTGCACAAATCATTATTAAGACGTAAAGCGTTCGTGAAGAAACtggttggatgaaatataaaacagatcagaaaaattcaagaatatcgtaatgttgttttttaaCGTAACAGAGCGATCAAGggatgaaaatcaatttttattgcattccTGCTCTCCGCACAATCAatgctgaatatttttattttgcataaagatccgcagtctaatctgaCTGCGCAGAAATGCCAGGTCGTCATTAGTCGCGCTAGTAAACCGATATTGTCTCGTCAATCGCAAATGGAGCGAAGCTTTCGGATAATGTATGTAACatcagtagactgtggatctttatgcaaaatcaaaattgtcggtatctgcaagattgTCGATGAATTCGATATACCTGGTGTACAGACGCCACAATCGTCGCCCTTGAAGCCCCTCAGGCCTGGGAATCCGGGAGTACCGGGCGATCCGTCCGGACCGGGAAGTCCTGGTAATCCTGGCAGTCCTCTTTCACCTTGTGGCCCTTGAATCCTAACACCTTTGCCAGGGAAACCTTTCGGACCTGTtcgtcacagaaaaatatagatATTGTTATTACACATCCATTGTtagcaaaattaaagctgaaacttggcaaaacatgggaaaaatagggagattatggtacgaacgttttttagcgttgagaaaattcgttaaacatgtagaatttcaagaaaatgtggtttctccagtaccacgcgcggaaaattttttttttaacatgctatatatcatttcccgtagatgttTTCACGCAAATGTTAAATCTAGTctaaaaatttgtctacgacctcagaattttgcaagaaatcgattttgtatTAATTAACGGTCATTTGTATTAGtaattgtttataaaacaaTGATTTACCAGCAATGCCAGGGTCACCGCGATCTCCAGCTGCTCCTAAGCGACCATGTGTTCCATGTTTTCCGTCGATACCTGGCGGCCCGATAATTGTTACGCCAGGGAAGCCTTTCGGCCCAAAATCTCCAGGGGGCCCAACTAAACCTGGGGGGCCTTGCGAGCCCATCTGGCCGGGTAAACCTAGCGTAATACAAATTCAAACATTTCCATAATTCGCAGCAATTCACACATGTAAAGACTGAAGCGCTGATCTAAAGCAAAATCTCGGGACCGTGCACTCTCTTAGATCTTACATTTTTTGTTTTCGTGACTAAATTATAGGACATTTAAATCATATACCGTGTTCAACGGTTCACTGTACTTTTAATTAGAGAAACGCCGCAAACAAGTTGGCGTAGGTCCCATAAAaagatcgcgaaaaataaagaagagcaCTGCAGTGGCGGGGTTACCCGATTTGCTTAGATCGCACAGTTCCCcttctcttacaattagatCAGGGCTTCACCGTATTATTaatggacagcggatttgatgcggacttctgacaaaaatgagcaggtgtaCAATTTGAAAACAAAGTgaaacagtataaatattacaagAATTTTATCATACTGTTTTATTTCACTTAAGCTTGTTTCAATTTaggtggacaatttttattttgcataagaatccgctgtctaattattaaacACGTACCATCGGACCCCGGCTCCCCTTTCACGGAAGTTCCCTTTGGTCCAGGCGATCCAGGAGGACCGGCAGGTCCTGGAGGACCAGGTGGCCCGATGTAGCCAACTTTTCCTGGCGAGCCTGGCGTTCCTGAATGTCCCATTGGACCAGGAGGACCTAAATCGGAAGAAATCATTGTTAAAAATATCTGAATTGCTTCTTCAGAATAGATTgaccgaaaaatttcgaaaaatctgATCATCAGGATCAGGGGTActctaataaatattaacaaacCTAAATCTCCCTGAATTCCAACGTTTCCTTCGATTATCTCGTCGAGTTCCGGTATGTATTTTCCAGGCTCTCCGGCTGCTCCTTGTTTACCGGGAGCTCCTTGGTTTCCCGGCTCTCCGGGCTCCCCCTAAACATTCGCAATGATTCGATTTGCAATGACTTCGAACTTTAGGATATATATACATGGTTACAAGTAGTAGGGTGATATGCTTACGTCAGATCCGGGCCCTCCTGAATTACCAGCATAACCTGGAGCACCTTTGTCTCCCTTATCGCCCGGAGGGCCGGTCGGACCGTCTGCACCCTGTTTTCCTCTCGGGCCGTCGCCTCCTTGCTCTCCCTTCATGCCCTTCACGCCCAGAAACCCTGGACGACCCTGCACAATGATTTTACAATCTCTGAATACAACAATTTCTAAGGAATTTCTCTGTATCAATTGGAAAGAAGGATATTTTTCAGCGCTGGCGCGCGGCGATGTgtcacggttaatattaaaatttcttttttctcctacacgcacagtttttttttttaaatttgtttttaaatattgcattgtcacccagttctgtgctatgttcaaagtttcaagtctctagctcatcgggaagtgatttaaaattcgatttcaaGATTTGATGCatacgacaacgacaactcggcaagctaatataagagcgtggtaataataataaaatcagATATACCACTTACCAGAAGACCTTTAGCACCCAATTCACCCCTCCGTCCGCGTTCGCCGTAATCCCCTCGCATCCCTTTGTAGCCCTTGATTCCCTTGACAGGCGTGGTTCCGGGTCTCTGGTTGTACGCGGTCGTACTAGAGGGCCCAGGATCACCCCTGTCTCCCTGATCACCTGGCCCACCCTTCACGCCGTACACTGTGTCACCTGTTTCACCCTGCATCCCCGGCAACCCTCGTTCTCCCAGATAACCCTAAGGTCAAAGATCAAACGATAATTCGCGCACATATTTTGTACAGAGTCAACAGAaacaattaatagactgcggattttacgcatttatgacaaaaatgaacacGTGCAATCGAAAACGgtggacgaattacgaagatttatggacatcagtgtattcgtttcagcttgataagattattaaaagaaaaaagacaTTTCTGCTTGGCTCTTGTATCTTGCGATcaatgcagacattttttagtttgcataagaaaaattgtctgcatcgatttaaagaaatagaaaccagcttgaatgttatttctttccttaatgatttgaatagagaagaaatcattGTGAAATTGACgtgttcaatttttcaaattttcaatttgatctactcaattttgctgtaaatgcataaagatccgcagtataataatTAAACAATACAACAACGTTTGAACGTAAACAGCGTTTCACTTCGGTGCGTGACGagtcagactcattcactgttttcacttcaaaaacaACACATTTATTAAGACTATATTGTAACGATTCGAGTTTCAGCGGTTAACTAGACCGCTTTTATTGGATTCTACGCTGTACACGAATGCGTGATTCTCgagatttgaatttatattatacatagaaGTTCATTAGCTGGCATTGCCTCGAGTGCACAATTCCCCATTATTATTACTCTCCGTTATCGCGAGGTTTTACTCCTGAGAATACAGCGCTACGTGCCGAATTCAGAGTTCTACAGCCAACTTACAACTTAACAATAAGAATCGTTCGAAAGGGATCAAGTACTCTATGCAGATTAacatgtttttattttttgtaactATTGAGCACCCAACCGGAAAATCTGTAAAAATTCACGAACAATAATTAGAACAATATATcggtactgtaaaaatataaatgtggtcgcTCTAGAATTTCCATGTGGAATCTGcattttgtcgaattttttgCGGGTTTTGATTTTTtgcaagcaggattttcaagtTAGAAATCTGAAATAAATCGCGGAGGATGTGTTCGGGTGCTCGACAAGTCTcggatttttctcagaatttctaaacatcgTTAACCAGAGAAgatcgatatacagggtgtcccaaaattcgtgaaaatcccgaaagggggtggttcctgagaccatttcaagcgacattttcctttgcaaaaatgttatccgcggctttgtttaggagttattaacgaaaaacacggaccaatcagagcgcgccctggcccggcgcgccaagccgcgccggcaagcgagtgtcgcggtacgccgtgacatcgcatcgtgacggcgcggcggcccagggggcgctctgattggtccgtgtttttcgttaataactcctaaacaaagccgcagttgactttggtgcaaaggaaaatgtctcttagaatggtctcaggaaccaccccctttcgggattttcacgaattttgggacaccctgtataaagttgaaattttccactacatttttaatatacatGTTATCTtcgaatataatattatataattagagCAGAAGTGAAGACAGCGAAATACGAGGGGTTTGGTTGATATTCAACAGATCTCGTCTGACAGAGGATCCAAATTCTATCCAATTTCTCATGTTTTCCCGGACTAATCGCAAGTGAAAGCTACACGCGTGTATTCATCAGTTTGGAGCAGAGGTTTCGTGTTTCCTAGAAGTTGccaatcttcttcttcttcttctctctctctcgaaagagagagagggagacgacAGCTCGCGTTATCAGTGACAGTCGCGTCAGCGGATGCCAGCCAGAGCAGTTAGACGAATCGGATTTCAGCAGATGCTGGCTCGTTTCGTGATTAACGATCGACACGTGGCACATCCTTTTGCTATTTCTAATAcgtacacctctggatcggtggacatttgtaaaagaaacttgccgcgaaATTGTTTACACCAAAGAAACTTCTTGTTAAAGTTTATTTTTACATCGACTCGTCTAGAATAGAATAAGAAAGAAAACCGCATGTCGCGAACAAATAGTTATCGAGATATATGCTGCtacagtttttgcaaaatttcattGTGTGGAGTTGTACGACCCAGATAGCACATGAGTTCTTAAAGTCCTAAAAAGACttctttaagaccataaacagtgtggtttttctattagcattggtattatttgtttgagTTAGTgtattttgcttcaatttcaattttaattccaatttcaatttcaattcaatttcaattccaatttcgtagGACATACGGAACATCTTTAAGACGTCAGAATGTCCATCTGCAGACGTCtctgtgctatctgggtacagacaaaagcctactactgtATACCTGTAGCAGTAAGTCAACCTGATATCGTGGACAAACGAAAAAAGGGCATTTGTAGCTTTTACAATTACACAACTTGACAATTCTAAATAATCACCTAAAACTAAAACATCTCTCTACAATTCTAAATGATCACcatttactttttatacaccctgtacaatactGATTACACGATTGTTCCTCGGCAATTTTTACGAAGACCGTGTAAGGGAATTCCACCGCGAGCGGTTTATCTCGAATTCTTTTCCCTTCTTGTTCGTCTGCTTCCCGGCATGCCCGTTAAATATTATACCGAGGAATACTCGGTCGACCAGACGATATTTCATGCGAGCAGGTGGCGTTTCGCCAAAAGGAACGAGACGTGCCCAGGGCCCGAAAGCGTTCTACCTCCGTCGCTCTTGTTGGTTTGTTCGTTTCTCCTGCTTTCTCTTGAGGGAAGCGTGGTACAGCGGGACAAACCTAAACTCTCGTAAGAGAGGTTCACGAACCTCTGGTTGGCCCGATCGGTCCGGTCGTTACGGTACCCGAGGTGGTACCAGAGGTAACAACGAGAGTTGTTTCAGTACTCACCATGTCCCCGGTATCTCCTGGTAGGCCCATCTCGCCTGGAATCCCGTACGAGCCCGGGTAACCCTGAggacaacatttcagtgaacGGATTTATGCAATCAACttcattataaaataatattatcagTAGACACAGCGGATctgaatgcaaaataaacatttcctaCCGGAATTGCGACAGACGTTTAGGCAATGTACTTTACgactttagaattttagaattttacgattttacaaatttacaactctagaattttacaatttcgcgATTTAAcaactttagaattttagaatttcACGATTTTAGAACTTTACAACTCTAGAATTTTAGAATTTCACGATTTTAGAACTTTACAACTctagaattttacaatttcacgaTTTTAGAACTTTCCAACTCtagaatttcacaattttacaatttcaacgttttacaactttagaattttacaatttcgcAGTTTTACAACTttagaattttacaatttcgcAACTTAAcaactttagaattttagaatttcACGATTTTAGAACTTTACAACTctagaattttacaattttacaatttcaacgttttacaactttagaattttacaattttgcaGTTATAcaactttagaattttagaatttcACGATTTTAGAACTTTACAACTctagaattttacaattttacaatttcaacgttttacaactttagaattttacaatttcgcAATTTAACAACTttagaattttacaatttcgccaatttaaaattttaataatgtcTAAAACAATatcataactagacagcggatctgaatgcgaaataaaaatgttctacctgaattgcaacagacTAGAGCGAAATGGAAATATATTTCCTCTCTTAATacatttaataggttgaaaataatacaacagtatattTTGAAACTCCTCTAATGcttttactgtcttaaattgcacctattcatttttgtcacaaatacataaaatccgctgtctaatcataatCCGTATTAACTTGTCTCGAAATATATTGTACATGTATAACAAAATTTAATGAAACGTCTACTGTCTTTGCTTCGAAACAGTTTTCTGGTAAATTGGTTCGGTTTGGTAGAATCAAGTGCTAGATTACCTCGAGTCCATTGATTCCCGGGGTACCGCGGACACCTTTCGCGCCGACGGAGTTGATACCACCGTCTCCAGGTTCTCCACTTGGTCCGTAATCACCTACAGCACCCGGAGGACCACGAGCACCATAGACTCCCGGCATTCCTGGTGCACCAGCACGTCCATCGGTCCCGTTGCAACCATCCAGACCGTCAGGTCCCATCACACCGTATAGGCCAGTGTGCCCCTGCACCCCATAATTTAATTAGTcccttattaataaattaatttaatgctatAAGATCGTTTTTCCGATTTTGACCGACGTTTCTCTCCATTTTTTCGGGAACCGTTCGTTCTACGACAAAATGTAATAGAACACCAAggacgcagcctgtccagatctacaggttttgtataacaaatttttcgatacGGTCAATAGTTTCTAAGATATTCGGAAAAAAACGATTTTATCAACCTGAAATTAATCATTCATTTGGTCCGAcgttttcctcaattttctcgaaaaccgtctgttttacgaaaaaagtaataaaacagaAAAGATGCAGAATTTGCGGATCTACAaattttgtttaacatatttttcgacgcgaCGTATagtttcgaaaatattcgagaaaaaagtttttacgagcattaaattcattattttaatgtttcattCATTTGGTCCggcgtttttctcaattttcttggAAATCGTTCGATTCACGAAGAAAAGTGATACGACATCAAAGACGCAGCTCGTCGAGATCTACAGACTTCGTTTAACACATTGTCCGCCGCGGTCAATCGTTTAtaaaatattcgagaaaaacgattttatcagCATCTATGTAAGCTTTATACGAACCGAGAGTCCGGGAGATCCGGGAAATCCTTGTATACCTTGATCGCCCTGAAAAGAAAACAGAGATTAGttgcaatataatataatataatataatataatataatataatataatataatataatataatataatataatataatataataatatagtgaaatataaaatcagtggttctaaaatatttaattacttgAAACGATATTGCACGTTTTATCAATATAAAATGTACAATCCGTCTGGTTttgctttcttttataattttggAAGGTGCAGACTACTTACGACTTACGCGAACGTTAACTGTAAAGCAGGCTGTAAAAAAGAATCAAGATTTTCGagtttgcaatttttaaaagacaTTTATAACTTCCAGTGATTGCTTCCAAAGGtcgtaataaatttattaagatttcattaccCTTGAGTGGTATAGTGTTTTATCAAATTAGAAATCATCATCCCAGAACCTCtccaaaatttaatattttattcagtgTATTATTTCAGACTAAATAACCCAAATGTCCTgaagaaacgaaaaaaattgATATCTGCAATTTTCAAATTGATATCTGAATATCTaatatttgataaaacatttaaatattaaatattacatttatataaACAATCGAAATGTTCTTAAAAAATGATATctacaattttcaaatatttgcaattttttttagaacaaAGTACCGAAAGTTAGGGCACAGAAATTATGTTTGGGTCTCTCGTGACCCCAGTACAGCAGTTAGGGGTTGAGATACGGAAtccaataaattttaattgaacgtaaaatcaatataacATTGGTACGCATGCGATTTCGCATTCACGAGTTCCGCAAATACATCGACAATGtgtattatttacattaatatCCTCAATGACAGACTGGCGCGTTTATAAAAAGAATCGGCTTCATGGTTGCGCGATTGCCGCCTACTGTAACACATTTGTGCGAGCATGGTGCATCTGTAATTGAGCAGAAACGATTATAACATCGCACCCTTGATTCGCTGTGAGGCCATCTAATCAGTCTCGCAACAATCGAACATTTCCTGATCTGTGAAAACTGCGAAATTCCGgctatcagtagactgcgattTTCTTCCGGGTAGAATAAAGTGTGCGTCGTTAAAATTTCt
This genomic window contains:
- the LOC143217169 gene encoding uncharacterized protein LOC143217169; protein product: MRPRAADTALCRTLPVYSGLKITCVLALLIVTWTTPADAQGCKDSYKCNCTGIKGNPGYPGIPGPQGPEGLPGDIGPDGPDGPKGEKGAGGEYGGTGEKGYRGDQGIQGFPGSPGLSGHTGLYGVMGPDGLDGCNGTDGRAGAPGMPGVYGARGPPGAVGDYGPSGEPGDGGINSVGAKGVRGTPGINGLEGYPGSYGIPGEMGLPGDTGDMGYLGERGLPGMQGETGDTVYGVKGGPGDQGDRGDPGPSSTTAYNQRPGTTPVKGIKGYKGMRGDYGERGRRGELGAKGLLGRPGFLGVKGMKGEQGGDGPRGKQGADGPTGPPGDKGDKGAPGYAGNSGGPGSDGEPGEPGNQGAPGKQGAAGEPGKYIPELDEIIEGNVGIQGDLGPPGPMGHSGTPGSPGKVGYIGPPGPPGPAGPPGSPGPKGTSVKGEPGSDGLPGQMGSQGPPGLVGPPGDFGPKGFPGVTIIGPPGIDGKHGTHGRLGAAGDRGDPGIAGPKGFPGKGVRIQGPQGERGLPGLPGLPGPDGSPGTPGFPGLRGFKGDDCGVCTPGLPGEKGERGDSGLNGYPGAPGFPGLTGPRGQKGAYGKPGIIGPRGLEGDSGRPGIAGSQGPKGERGKIILPRGQLKGILGDIGEKGYPGPEGPRGPKGEYGLSGDTGPPGPKGEKGDHGPPGPSGRDGLPGWDGTPGEKGDDAQVPREFLRGDPGIAGLKGMKGAIGERGRKGDEGESSSHDVKLDGEKGFKGEVGLPGDDGAKGAQGRTGDEGYPGAPGLSGSPGIARQGAVGLKGYPGMPGDQGPRGAPGTPGNEGPVGYPGRGGNKGERGDLGTNQTYGDIGEQGLWGEKGDIGDAGPMGLRGRPGIDGSKGVRGSKGAPGLAGLPGLQGAKGQRGDSVQGSRGFPGIPGQPGMPGRIGEAGIQGPDGPPGFDGMKGLKGELGFIGRRGDDGDDGPMGYLGRDGSPGMPGPPGEDGDVGELGDTGPPGWPGAEGLPGLVGAKGELGDAGLPGFPGMIGRIGFQGLTGDRGPDGLDGPPGENSFSGPQGDLGEPGYMGEHGNPGSPGMDGRPGLPGEPGSAIDGYDGLQGLKGEPGYDGVHGTPGEKGEIGDFGPDGLLGPIGDWGFPGRKGAAGIHGRYGVKGEHGPIGAHGLQGLRGKKGLDGEPGLMGLPGMPGDQGPRGMPGLTGVPGPKGYIGEPGLPSYAEAEKGDFGNPGLNGIEGEKGERGDEGFIGVHGRKGEQGDIGFYGPDGFPGLPGLPGLPGNQGPPGLSGAPGEFAEPGEEGRPGLDGIPGTPGTPGQKGAPGEYGLNGPKGIRGEAGLSFHGPKGLSGDQGPKGFVGYPGNPGLEGLPGFPGAPGPKGYAGEPGFPGFSVKGESGEVGLPGFDGRFGHKGETGDSGLPGFRGQPGFKGELGEHGEPGLPGLDGPPGPKGPKGDRGMNPFSLVPRKGIPGDIGSIGLPGFPGLKGMMGEPGQDGFPGRPGEDGMIGLPGPQGPDGEDGPEGYPGHPGAVGRQGQPGYPGPPGPSAPPGPGPRNRGFHFARHSQSEMIPLCPKNTVKLWDGFSLLHIMGNGHPYGQDLGAAGSCVRKFSAMPFMFCNINNVCDYANRNDYSYWLSTTEPMPMAMTPIPSPEVGRYISRCSVCEAPTRLIAVHSQTMAIPTCPGGWEELWIGYSFLMHRDAGAGGGGQSLISPGSCLEEFRIRPFIECRGLGTCNYFSTATSYWLATIEDYEMFRKPVQQTLKADHTSRVSRCAVCLRRRVTEDPRARTLHPYSTNGQRESAGNIQYQPQRYPVYPGHQRQQQQQQQQQSNRGRNQNRNVAYHVRRRGRVRKPERPTETPYVG